Proteins from a genomic interval of Rhodopseudomonas julia:
- a CDS encoding sulfite exporter TauE/SafE family protein, translating into MAVPAVIMIGLSKGGIGGAGAMLGVPLVTLAIDPVRAAAILLPILVAMDLVSLYAWRGVYQTKSLAILLPGAVLGVGIGWMLAGSIGEEEIRLIVGGIGLVFSLDHYLGHYFGGEARRAPRSHQPAKGVVWGSVAGFTSFVAHAGGPPFQMYMLPLRLPPPLYAGTSVIFFAVVNALKLVPYFMLGQFSAANLETSLVLMPLVPAATLTGAWLVKVVSPKFFYALSYALVLLVSLKLIFDAVMALIV; encoded by the coding sequence GTGGCTGTCCCGGCCGTCATCATGATCGGCCTTTCCAAGGGCGGGATCGGCGGTGCCGGGGCGATGCTCGGTGTGCCGCTCGTCACGCTCGCCATCGATCCGGTGCGCGCGGCCGCCATTCTGCTGCCGATTCTCGTCGCCATGGATCTCGTCAGTCTCTACGCCTGGCGCGGGGTCTATCAGACGAAGAGCCTCGCCATTCTCCTGCCGGGCGCGGTCCTTGGTGTCGGCATCGGTTGGATGCTCGCCGGGTCGATCGGGGAAGAGGAGATCCGCCTCATCGTCGGCGGGATCGGCCTCGTCTTTTCTCTCGACCATTATCTCGGGCATTATTTCGGCGGAGAAGCGCGGCGGGCACCGCGCTCGCATCAGCCGGCGAAAGGCGTGGTCTGGGGCTCCGTCGCGGGCTTCACGAGCTTCGTCGCTCATGCCGGCGGGCCGCCATTTCAGATGTATATGCTGCCGCTTCGGCTGCCGCCGCCGCTCTATGCCGGCACGTCCGTGATCTTCTTTGCGGTCGTCAATGCTCTCAAGCTCGTGCCTTATTTCATGCTCGGGCAATTCTCGGCGGCAAACCTCGAAACCTCGCTCGTTCTGATGCCGTTGGTGCCCGCCGCGACCTTGACCGGCGCCTGGCTGGTGAAGGTGGTGTCGCCGAAATTCTTCTATGCGCTGAGCTACGCGCTGGTCCTTCTGGTGTCGCTCAAGCTCATCTTCGATGCGGTCATGGCGCTGATCGTCTGA
- a CDS encoding cell division protein ZapA, with product MATVTVSIGGRRFRLACEDGEEEHVIELGERLDQTVTELRANVGEIGDQRLTVMAAMLMTDRLSEAEGRIAGLESEISELRESRNEALDRFEALESEASEAMERAGRRIARLARALRGGSASSEEE from the coding sequence ATGGCGACCGTAACGGTCAGCATCGGCGGACGGCGTTTCCGGCTCGCATGCGAGGACGGCGAAGAAGAGCACGTCATCGAACTCGGCGAGCGGTTGGATCAGACCGTCACAGAACTGCGCGCCAATGTCGGCGAGATCGGCGACCAGCGCCTGACCGTCATGGCGGCGATGCTGATGACCGACCGTCTCAGTGAGGCGGAAGGCCGCATCGCCGGGCTTGAAAGCGAAATCTCCGAATTGCGCGAAAGCCGCAACGAGGCGCTCGATCGCTTCGAGGCGCTGGAGAGCGAGGCGAGCGAGGCGATGGAGCGGGCCGGCCGACGCATTGCGCGGCTCGCACGCGCGTTGCGCGGCGGCTCAGCCAGCAGCGAAGAGGAGTGA
- a CDS encoding DUF4164 family protein, giving the protein MDPASPANSTTGHTPSRFAQATELFEKAMSELELAVERSESRGGHHETLVQQLHDSEQDRARLAEELDAAGDRCVRLERANHEVGQRLDRAITQLKSALGEDF; this is encoded by the coding sequence ATGGATCCTGCTTCCCCAGCCAATTCGACGACCGGCCATACGCCGAGCCGTTTCGCGCAAGCGACGGAGCTTTTCGAGAAAGCGATGAGCGAGCTCGAGCTTGCGGTGGAACGCAGCGAATCGCGCGGCGGCCATCACGAGACGCTCGTGCAGCAGCTTCACGATTCCGAACAGGACAGGGCGCGGCTCGCCGAGGAGCTGGATGCGGCGGGTGACCGCTGTGTCAGGCTGGAGCGGGCCAATCACGAAGTGGGCCAGCGGCTCGACCGTGCCATCACCCAGCTGAAATCGGCTCTCGGAGAGGATTTCTGA